From Tripterygium wilfordii isolate XIE 37 chromosome 13, ASM1340144v1, whole genome shotgun sequence, the proteins below share one genomic window:
- the LOC120012764 gene encoding steroid 5-alpha-reductase DET2, with translation MLSSDQTLYHYSLLTLYFITPLTFISLFFIQTPYGKHHRAGWGPTISPPLAWFLMESPTLWLTLLLFPFGLHRSNPKALILISPFLLHYTNRTCLYPLRLLKTTAAGKNSGFPVIIAMIAFGFNLLNAYLQAGWVSHYKDYDGDGWFWWRFGLGLGVFLVGMRVNIWADKMLVGLKRQGGGYKVPRGGLFELVSCPNYFGEIVEWLGWALMTGSWAGFGFFLFTCANLVPRARGNHEWYMEKFGEDYPKERKAVIPFVY, from the coding sequence ATGCTCTCTTCAGATCAAACACTCTACCATTACAGTCTTCTAACCCTCTATTTCATAACCCCTCTAAccttcatctctctcttcttcatccAAACACCATATGGCAAGCACCACCGTGCCGGCTGGGGCCCCACCATCTCACCGCCGCTCGCTTGGTTTCTAATGGAGAGTCCTACTCTCTGGCTCACTCTCCTCCTTTTCCCATTCGGTCTCCACAGATCCAATCCAAAAGCTCTGATTCTaatctccccctttttattACACTACACCAATCGCACCTGCCTGTACCCACTCCGCCTCCTCAAAACCACCGCCGCCGGCAAGAATAGTGGGTTTCCGGTGATTATAGCTATGATCGCTTTTGGGTTCAATTTGTTGAACGCTTATCTGCAGGCAGGGTGGGTTTCTCATTACAAGGACTACGACGGTGACGGGTGGTTTTGGTGGAggtttgggcttgggcttggggtGTTCTTGGTGGGTATGAGAGTGAATATTTGGGCCGATAAGATGTTAGTGGGCCTAAAGAGGCAGGGTGGTGGGTATAAGGTTCCGAGAGGAGGCTTGTTTGAGTTGGTGAGCTGTCCAAACTACTTTGGGGAGATTGTGGAGTGGTTGGGCTGGGCTCTTATGACTGGATCATGGGCCGGGTTTGGGTTCTTTCTGTTCACGTGTGCCAACTTGGTGCCTAGGGCACGTGGGAATCATGAGTGGTATATGGAGAAGTTTGGGGAGGATTATCCAAAGGAGAGAAAAGCTGTCATTCCTTTCGTGTACTGA
- the LOC120013062 gene encoding mRNA-capping enzyme-like: MIVAMDLNVLPSPEEDEESYDKHVKEYSAPEERIETAVQIANREREERKQRLKRERPDDRPILASQRSVNDEYQTKILKTYDKSKLPPGWLDCPAFGQEIGCIIPSKTPLGEFFNDCIPPGRRYSFKQVMHQQRVWGKKLGLVIDLTNTSRYYSPADLKKEGIKYVKIACKGRDGVPDNASVNNFVHEVTGFISRQKLSKRYILVHCTHGHNRTGYMIVHYLMRSSQSTSVTQAIKLFADVRPPGIYKPDYIDALYSFYHERKPETSVCPPTPEWKRSFDLNGEAVADDDDDGGPAGILHEDHEMDARMTNDDVLGDDIPSDQQELFRQFCFQILKLHVGGRGNMPFPGSHPVSLNRDNLQLLRQRYYYATWKADGTRYMMLITMEGCYLVDRSFNFRRVQMRFPCRNTNDGVLEKTHHYTLLDGEMIIDTVPDSQKQERRYLIYDLMAINQVSVVERPFYERWKMIEKEVIEPRNFERHNIYQSRNPYYRYDLEPFRVRRKDFWLLSTVTKLLKEFIPKLSHDADGLIFQGWDDPYVPRTHEGLLKWKYPEMNSVDFLFEMDDDHQSLHLYERGKKKWMEGNMVAFRDDSDPSSYSGKIIECSWDSDEQVWVCMRVRTDKTTPNDFNTYKKVMRSIKDNITEDVLLNEIYEIIRLPMYADRIRNDSKAGANSARRR, from the exons ATGATCGTTGCCATGGACTTAAATGTCCTACCATCacctgaagaagatgaagaaagttATGACAAGCATGTAAAGGAATATAGTGCACCAGAAGAACGAATAGAGACTGCTGTACAAATTGCCAATCGG GAGCGTGAAGAAAGAAAACAGCGATTGAAAAGAGAACGACCAGATGACAGACCGATCCTAGCCTCTCAGCGTTCCGTCAATGACGAATACCAGACTAAAATCCTTAAAACTTATGACAAAAGTAAACTGCCTCCTG GCTGGTTGGATTGCCCTGCTTTTGGTCAGGAAATAGGTTGCATAATTCCTTCTAAGACTCCACTCGGTGAATTCTTCAATGATTGCATTCCTCCTGGCAGAAGATACTCCTTTAAACAAGTGATGCATCAGCAAAGGGTTTGGGGGAAAAAG CTGGGTTTGGTGATTGATTTGACAAATACAAGTCGTTATTATTCGCCAGCAGACTTGAAGAAAGAGGGTATCAAGTATGTTAAG ATTGCATGCAAGGGTCGTGATGGTGTCCCTGACAATGCATCGGTGAATAATTTCGTCCACGAG GTCACGGGATTTATTTCTCGTCAGAAACTCTCAAAGAGATACATTCTTGTCCATTGTACACATGGCCATAATCGCACGGGATATATGATTGTTCATTATCTTATGCGGTCATCACAATCAACATCTGTCACGCAG GCAATAAAACTTTTCGCTGATGTGCGTCCGCCGGGAATTTACAAACCAGATTATATAGATGCTTTATACTCATTTTATCATGAAAGAAAGCCTGAAACTAGTGTCTGCCCTCCAACCCCCGAATGGAAGAGGTCTTTTGATCTAAACGGTGAAGCAGTGGcagatgatgacgatgatggtGGTCCTGCTGGAATTTTGCAT GAGGATCACGAAATGGATGCAAGGATGACAAATGATGATGTTCTGGGAGATGATATACCTAGCGATCAACAAGAGTTGTTTCGGCAGTTCTGCTTCCAAATTCTGAAGCTGCATGTTGGA GGGAGAGGGAATATGCCATTTCCTGGATCACACCCAGTTTCTCTCAACAG GGATAATTTACAACTACTAAGGCAGCGGTACTATTATGCTACATGGAAAGCTGATGGGACACGATACATGATGCTAATAACTATGGAGGGATGCTATTTAGTTGATAGAAGTTTCAACTTTAGGAGGGTACAGATGAGGTTTCCTTGCAGAAATACGAATGAT GGCGTGCTTGAGAAGACTCACCACTATACATTACTTGATGGGGAGATGATTATTGATACTGTGCCGGATTCACAGAAGCAGGAGAGGAGATATCTCATTTATGATCTAATGGCAATAAACCAAGTCTCAGTTGTAGAG CGGCCTTTTTATGAACGGTGGAAGATGATTGAGAAGGAAGTGATTGAGCCTCGCAATTTTGAACGTCATAATATTTACCAGAGTAGGAATCCATATTACCGATACGACTTGGAACCATTCCGG GTGAGGCGAAAGGACTTTTGGTTGCTCTCTACAGTTACAAAGCTTTTAAAGGAATTTATTCCAAAGCTTTCTCATGATGCAGATGGTCTAATTTTTCAG GGTTGGGATGATCCTTATGTTCCTCGCACGCATGAAGGCCTCCTAAAGTGGAAATATCCCGAAATGAACTCGGTTGACTTTCTATTTGAG ATGGATGATGACCATCAGTCACTACACTTGTATGAGCGTGGGAAAAAGAAGTGGATGGAAGGAAATATGGTTGCATTCAGAG ATGATTCAGATCCTTCTTCATACTCTGGGAAGATTATTGAGTGTTCCTGGGATTCAGATGAACAGGTGTGGGTCTGTATGCGTGTCAGGACAGATAAGACAACGCCAAACGATTTCAATACGTACAAAAAG GTTATGCGAAGCATAAAGGACAATATTACTGAGGATGTATTGTTGAACGAGATTTATGAGATTATTCGTCTGCCCATGTATGCTGATAGGATAAGGAATGACAGCAAAGCAGGTGCAAATTCAGCTCGACGTAGGTGA